In Pedobacter sp. W3I1, one DNA window encodes the following:
- a CDS encoding Fic family protein, producing the protein MDISAKLKKIDRLKKKLDAFSIGKDWDDNFIEKIKIDFTYNSNKIEGNALTYGQTIQLLKEFVAPKNTSTGDCLDILNHQQVLDEVFGQYQATEITEANIKRLHKVLMQSPDQWSDSIHYDPGKYKILENVTTRSSGKIHYYIQPNDVPAAISELIKKTNHRLSALVLNATDDHILKIVTEFHFQFLNTIHPFGDGNGRIARIIMNIILLKSKYPPIFIKSINKLDYMNSFEAEENSPGSMISFMADRLIESLKVKEKFLKDS; encoded by the coding sequence ATGGATATTTCAGCAAAATTAAAAAAGATTGATCGCCTAAAAAAAAAACTTGATGCCTTTAGTATTGGTAAAGATTGGGACGATAACTTTATCGAAAAGATCAAGATCGATTTCACTTACAACTCAAATAAGATTGAAGGTAATGCACTAACTTACGGGCAGACCATACAATTATTAAAAGAATTTGTAGCTCCCAAAAATACGTCCACAGGCGATTGTCTGGATATCTTAAATCATCAACAAGTACTGGATGAGGTTTTTGGGCAATACCAAGCAACCGAAATTACAGAAGCAAATATTAAACGCCTCCATAAGGTATTGATGCAAAGTCCCGATCAATGGTCCGATTCCATCCACTATGACCCAGGGAAGTACAAAATCCTAGAGAATGTAACCACACGCTCATCTGGTAAAATCCATTATTACATACAGCCTAATGATGTACCCGCAGCTATCTCAGAGTTAATTAAAAAGACGAATCATCGTTTATCAGCATTAGTATTAAATGCGACTGATGACCATATCTTAAAAATTGTAACAGAATTTCATTTTCAATTCTTAAACACTATCCATCCTTTTGGTGATGGAAATGGAAGAATCGCAAGGATCATTATGAACATCATCCTACTTAAATCTAAATACCCACCAATATTCATAAAATCGATAAATAAGTTGGATTATATGAACAGTTTTGAAGCGGAAGAGAATAGCCCAGGATCAATGATTAGCTTTATGGCCGACCGGTTGATCGAAAGCCTCAAAGTCAAAGAAAAATTTTTAAAAGATAGTTAG
- the tyrS gene encoding tyrosine--tRNA ligase, with protein sequence MTNFVEELRWRGMLHDIMPNTEEKLNEGMTSGYIGFDPTADSLHVGHLTQIMTLIHFQNAGHKPFALVGGATGMVGDPSGKSDERNLQTPEMIEHNLKGMKSQLAKFLKFEEGGNGAVMVNNADWFKDMNLFTFIRDVGKHITVNYMMAKDSVKRRLEGDSGLSFTEFCYQLIQGYDFYHLWKNENCLVQMGGSDQWGNIVTGTELIRRKDAGTAYAITTQLIKKADGTKFGKTESGAVWLDPEKTSPYKFYQFWLNASDDDVKKWIRIFTLKNKAEIEALEKEHDAAPHLRILQKSLAEDITIKTHSIEALETAIKTSEFLFGNGSLEFLRGLSDKEVLDIFDGIPQYKILIEELGAGIDAATLLSEKSAIFPSKGEAKKTIQGGGVSVNKEKVAEMGQIFNANHLINDKFIVVQKGKKNYFLLIAE encoded by the coding sequence ATGACGAATTTTGTTGAAGAGTTAAGATGGCGTGGCATGCTGCATGATATTATGCCGAATACGGAGGAAAAGTTAAACGAGGGTATGACTTCTGGTTATATCGGTTTCGACCCTACTGCAGATTCGTTGCATGTTGGTCACTTAACACAGATCATGACACTGATTCATTTTCAAAATGCTGGTCACAAGCCGTTTGCTTTGGTTGGTGGTGCCACCGGTATGGTAGGCGATCCATCGGGAAAATCTGATGAACGTAATCTTCAGACACCTGAAATGATTGAGCACAACCTAAAAGGAATGAAAAGCCAATTAGCCAAATTCTTAAAATTTGAAGAGGGCGGAAATGGTGCAGTAATGGTTAACAATGCCGATTGGTTTAAGGATATGAACCTTTTCACCTTTATCAGGGATGTAGGTAAACACATTACCGTAAACTACATGATGGCAAAGGATAGTGTTAAAAGACGTTTGGAAGGTGATTCTGGCCTGTCTTTTACTGAGTTCTGTTACCAATTGATTCAGGGCTACGATTTCTATCATTTATGGAAAAACGAAAACTGTTTGGTGCAGATGGGTGGATCTGATCAATGGGGCAATATTGTTACGGGGACGGAGCTGATCAGAAGAAAAGACGCAGGTACAGCCTATGCCATTACCACACAATTGATTAAGAAGGCAGATGGAACCAAATTCGGTAAAACCGAAAGTGGTGCAGTTTGGCTTGACCCAGAGAAAACTTCTCCATATAAATTCTATCAGTTTTGGTTAAATGCATCAGATGATGATGTAAAAAAATGGATCCGCATTTTTACGCTTAAAAATAAGGCAGAAATAGAAGCTTTAGAAAAGGAACATGATGCCGCGCCACATTTGCGTATCCTTCAAAAATCTTTGGCCGAAGATATCACCATAAAAACCCACTCAATAGAAGCTTTAGAAACGGCCATTAAAACTTCAGAATTCTTGTTCGGAAACGGATCACTGGAGTTTTTAAGAGGACTATCTGATAAAGAAGTATTAGATATATTTGACGGTATACCACAATACAAAATCCTAATTGAAGAACTTGGTGCGGGAATTGACGCGGCAACCCTTTTGTCAGAAAAATCGGCTATTTTTCCATCAAAAGGAGAGGCTAAGAAAACCATTCAAGGTGGTGGTGTTTCAGTAAATAAGGAAAAGGTAGCTGAAATGGGTCAGATTTTTAACGCAAACCATCTGATTAACGATAAATTTATTGTGGTACAGAAAGGAAAGAAAAACTACTTCCTGTTAATCGCTGAATAA